A single genomic interval of Equus quagga isolate Etosha38 chromosome 19, UCLA_HA_Equagga_1.0, whole genome shotgun sequence harbors:
- the SHISA8 gene encoding protein shisa-8 — protein sequence MERAGARGLRVGRGPPGLQLALGLALLLAQPPSGRAGAPEAQEPAAPGTEAPAGGDRCRGYYDVMGQWDPPFNCSSGAYSFCCGTCGYRFCCHDGPRRLDQSRCSNYDTPAWVQTGRPPARARDTAAPRDPSRERSHTAVYAVCGVAALLVLAGIGARLGLERAHSPRARRTVTRTLTELLKQPGPQEPLPPPLGPPLGSCVQVQMGDGLPAGSPHNGTDKKRPNNAPLGPATPGPPRGPRLQGGGNRTLQPDYAKYATLKAAALKAAEASPQDFYQRFPATEPAPVTLPARAPRPPEDLPALLNACPWAPPGYAPPAGAAPSGHYKAWTAGRPARLAPRGHLAAQASPAPRRPSHAPRRQFSVEKLPEAFSPQPPGLYSSASRGPRHLSTNSKAEVTV from the exons ATGGAGCGGGCCGGGGCGCGGGGGCTGCGGGTCGGCCGAGGCCCGCCGGGGCTCCAGCTAGCGCTCGGGCTGGCGCTGCTGCTGGCGCAGCCGCCGTCGGGCCGCGCGGGGGCCCCCGAGGCACAGGAACCCGCAGCACCCGGGACAGAGGCCCCGGCCGGGGGCGACCGCTGCCGCGGCTACTACGACGTGATGGGCCAGTGGGACCCGCCCTTCAACTGCAGCTCGGGCGCCTACAGCTTCTGCTGCGGCACGTGCGGCTACCGCTTCTGCTGCCACGACGGGCCGCGGCGCCTCGACCAGAGCCGCTGCTCCAACTACGACACGCCGGCCTGGGTGCAGACCGGCCGGCCGCCCGCGCGCGCCCGCGACACCGCCGCGCCCCGGGACCCCAGCCGCGAGCGCAGCCACACGGCCGTCTACGCGGTGTGCGGTGTCGCAGCGCTGCTCGTGCTGGCCGGCATCGGGGCGCGCCTGGGCCTGGAGAGGGCGCACAGCCCGCGCGCGCGGCGCACCGTGACCAG GACACTGACAGAACTTCTGAAGCAGCCGGGCCCCCAGGAGCCACTGCCTCCACCTCTGGGCCCACCTCTGGGGAGCTGTGTCCAGGTGCAGATGGGCGATGGCCTCCCCGCGGGCTCCCCCCACAACGGCACAG ACAAAAAACGCCCCAACAACGCGCCGCTAGGGCCGGCGACCCCCGGACCCCCGCGCGGCCCCCGGCTGCAAGGCGGCGGCAACAGGACACTGCAGCCCGACTACGCCAAGTACGCCACCCTCAAGGCCGCGGCGCTCAAGGCCGCAG AGGCCTCCCCGCAGGACTTCTACCAGCGGTTCCCCGCGACCGAGCCCGCCCCAGTGACCCTCCCGGCGCGGGCCCCGCGGCCTCCTGAGGACTTGCCGGCGCTGCTCAACGCCTGCCCCTGGGCCCCGCCGGGCTACGCGCCCCCCGCCGGTGCCGCCCCGTCGGGCCACTACAAGGCCTGGACCGCCGGCCGCCCGGCTCGGCTCGCCCCCCGCGGCCACCTGGCGGCTCAGGCCTCCCCCGCGCCCCGGCGGCCCAGCCATGCGCCCCGGCGCCAGTTCAGCGTGGAGAAGCTGCCCGAGGCCTTCAGCCCGCAGCCTCCCGGCCTTTACAGCAGCGCGAGCCGCGGACCCCGACATCTGAGCACCAACAGCAAAGCGGAGGTCACCGTGTGA